One genomic segment of Rubripirellula amarantea includes these proteins:
- the ccoG gene encoding cytochrome c oxidase accessory protein CcoG yields the protein MTASDPQPSPTARESSTSLPLLDAPEHVLSTLEADGSRRWLRPRLSTGDLWKRRRIVAYALIAFFVALPHLRIAGKPPVLIDILAREFTILGHTFLPTDTLLLALAMLFVFVVIVATTAISGRLWCGWGCPQTVYMEFVFRPIDRLIEGTVGKGGKPKGQVSAGRSVLRIAIYLVICTVLAHTFLAYFVGTDRLAGWLTGSPFTHPVAFLVMAGVTALMMFDFLVFREQMCLIACPYGRFQSVMLDRNSLIVAYDEPRGEPRKKGKHVTGDGAGSCVDCNRCVDVCPTGIDIRNGLQMECINCTQCIDACNDVMDRVGAPRGLIRYSSQDAIDGKPQKFLRLRTIIYPLILIALSAAFVTVLSTKYAFDARLMRGTGNPFYRTNDGQVANRFRLRLTNRTEETRNYRVTAFEPAGTTVTFTEVGEVSLPKGGSELLSMTIAVDPKVIKNGRADVSVTLADDLENERVVTAQILGPR from the coding sequence ATGACTGCGTCCGACCCTCAACCTTCCCCAACGGCTCGCGAATCGTCAACTTCGCTACCGCTACTCGATGCACCCGAGCACGTGCTTAGCACGTTAGAAGCAGACGGGTCGCGTCGCTGGTTGCGTCCGCGTTTATCGACGGGTGACTTGTGGAAACGACGCCGAATTGTCGCCTATGCATTGATTGCTTTCTTTGTCGCGTTGCCTCATTTGCGCATCGCCGGAAAGCCGCCTGTGCTGATTGACATATTGGCGCGCGAGTTCACCATTCTTGGGCACACTTTTTTGCCAACTGACACACTCTTGCTTGCGTTAGCAATGCTTTTCGTGTTCGTCGTCATTGTCGCAACGACCGCCATATCGGGACGCCTTTGGTGCGGTTGGGGATGTCCGCAAACGGTCTACATGGAATTCGTGTTTCGTCCGATTGATCGATTGATCGAGGGCACAGTCGGCAAGGGTGGAAAACCTAAGGGGCAGGTATCTGCGGGTCGATCGGTGCTTCGAATTGCGATCTATCTAGTCATCTGCACGGTACTGGCTCACACGTTCCTGGCTTACTTCGTCGGAACGGACCGATTGGCGGGCTGGCTAACCGGGTCACCATTCACGCACCCCGTTGCCTTTTTGGTGATGGCTGGCGTGACGGCATTGATGATGTTTGACTTCTTAGTCTTCCGAGAACAAATGTGTCTGATCGCTTGTCCGTATGGTCGCTTTCAATCAGTGATGCTTGACCGAAACAGCTTGATTGTCGCGTATGATGAACCGCGCGGTGAACCGCGAAAGAAAGGCAAGCATGTCACCGGCGACGGCGCTGGTTCCTGTGTGGACTGCAATCGATGTGTGGATGTGTGTCCTACCGGCATCGACATTCGCAATGGCTTACAAATGGAATGCATCAATTGCACTCAGTGCATTGACGCATGCAACGATGTGATGGATCGCGTCGGTGCCCCTCGAGGCTTGATCCGTTATTCATCGCAGGATGCGATTGACGGCAAGCCTCAAAAATTCCTTCGGCTGCGGACGATCATTTACCCGCTTATTTTGATCGCCCTATCAGCCGCTTTCGTGACGGTGCTGTCAACGAAGTACGCATTTGACGCCCGTTTGATGCGTGGTACGGGCAATCCGTTCTATCGAACAAACGATGGACAAGTCGCCAACCGATTCCGCTTGCGATTAACCAACCGCACCGAGGAAACCCGAAATTACCGAGTCACGGCTTTCGAGCCTGCCGGAACGACGGTGACCTTTACGGAAGTTGGTGAAGTGAGTTTGCCGAAGGGTGGCAGCGAATTGTTGTCAATGACGATCGCGGTTGACCCCAAGGTCATTAAGAATGGACGCGCGGACGTTTCCGTCACACTGGCGGACGACTTAGAGAACGAGCGTGTCGTGACCGCGCAGATACTAGGTCCGAGGTAG
- a CDS encoding response regulator: MTQTSLRKSSSSLREPISVLVVDDESDNAANLADILEDLNYRVDIAHNGNEALELLKKKCYSFALLDYQMPGMNGAELYEEIKKVQPCLVAFMITAYAGSDGVQRALDLGTWKVLRKPIDLCELLGAMGTACNQPLVLVVDDDVEFSANAWQVLRDSGFRVCTAASEAEAVQRIGQMSFDIVLLDLRLGSVEEGKNVFYAAQQSDHCPSIYLVTGQSREAGGIIEQLVRDNASGVFTKPVDLGQLLKEIKGEESK; this comes from the coding sequence ATGACCCAAACCTCATTAAGGAAAAGTTCGTCGAGTCTTCGTGAACCGATTAGCGTTTTGGTTGTTGACGATGAAAGCGACAACGCGGCAAACCTGGCTGATATCCTCGAAGACCTGAACTATCGCGTTGACATCGCGCACAATGGCAACGAAGCGCTCGAGCTACTTAAAAAGAAGTGCTATTCGTTCGCTTTGCTTGACTACCAAATGCCCGGCATGAACGGTGCTGAGTTGTACGAAGAGATCAAAAAGGTCCAGCCATGTTTGGTTGCCTTCATGATCACTGCCTACGCCGGTAGCGATGGAGTGCAGCGCGCACTCGATTTGGGAACTTGGAAGGTGCTTCGCAAGCCGATTGATCTTTGCGAATTGCTGGGTGCGATGGGCACCGCGTGCAATCAACCGTTGGTGTTGGTGGTGGATGACGACGTTGAGTTTTCTGCGAACGCTTGGCAAGTCTTACGAGATAGCGGTTTCCGAGTGTGCACTGCCGCGAGCGAAGCGGAAGCCGTCCAGCGTATCGGTCAGATGTCGTTTGACATCGTCCTGTTAGACCTGCGTCTTGGATCGGTGGAAGAAGGCAAGAATGTTTTTTACGCAGCGCAACAAAGCGATCACTGTCCCTCGATCTATCTCGTGACGGGGCAGTCGCGGGAGGCTGGTGGGATCATCGAGCAATTAGTACGAGACAATGCATCAGGCGTGTTTACAAAGCCCGTCGACTTGGGCCAACTGTTGAAAGAAATTAAAGGCGAGGAATCCAAATGA
- a CDS encoding sigma-54-dependent transcriptional regulator, producing MNNPLVAERSGAFDAGVDADAKTFSILVVEDDNDFRESCVRWLSRKGYDTFGACGGAEALSALDRRNYDVGLFDMDMPGMSGLELLQRLRGDAHDIEVVMLTGQGSIETAVQAMKLGASDFLTKPCPLSDLELHLQLASRRGRIRKENLQLREIISRSRPRTDLIGSSPAMQSVVRMVQRIASTNEPVLITGESGTGKEVIAQSIHAQSKRAGKPMVTINCAALPESLVESELFGHQKGAFTGATEEKPGLFEVADGGTLFIDEFGELPPALQPKMLRVLEDGSLRRVGSSKERRVDVRVVAATNRDLAADVANGDFRQDLYYRVNVLPIHLPPLRERGKDVKCLIEHFLAKGWSIDDDALTAMISYSWPGNVRELINVIHRATILADHHQITMDDLPSEIVHPGQPVHSGGSPSSPVSLRVTAQSGSLDDLTRAHVLDVLEQESGNKSRAAKRLGIHRRKLYRLLERWQES from the coding sequence ATGAATAACCCACTTGTTGCCGAAAGATCGGGCGCCTTTGACGCCGGTGTTGATGCAGATGCTAAAACCTTTTCCATTTTAGTCGTTGAGGACGACAACGACTTTCGCGAATCGTGTGTCCGATGGCTATCGCGTAAGGGTTACGACACATTCGGCGCTTGTGGTGGCGCCGAAGCCTTGTCCGCGCTCGATCGTCGAAACTACGACGTCGGATTGTTCGACATGGACATGCCAGGGATGTCAGGGCTGGAGCTTTTGCAACGCTTGCGCGGTGACGCGCACGATATCGAAGTTGTGATGCTAACCGGTCAAGGGTCGATCGAAACCGCTGTGCAGGCCATGAAGCTAGGTGCCAGCGACTTCCTGACCAAACCATGTCCCTTGTCTGATTTAGAACTGCATTTGCAATTGGCGTCTCGACGTGGTCGCATTCGCAAAGAGAACCTGCAACTGCGAGAAATCATTTCCAGGTCTCGACCACGAACGGATTTGATTGGCAGTTCACCAGCAATGCAGTCCGTGGTGCGAATGGTCCAGCGGATTGCAAGCACGAATGAACCAGTGCTAATCACTGGCGAGAGCGGTACGGGTAAGGAGGTGATCGCGCAGTCGATTCACGCGCAAAGTAAACGTGCGGGAAAACCCATGGTCACGATCAATTGTGCGGCGTTGCCCGAATCGCTGGTCGAAAGTGAATTGTTCGGTCATCAAAAAGGTGCTTTCACCGGGGCTACCGAAGAAAAGCCGGGTCTGTTTGAAGTCGCCGATGGGGGAACATTGTTCATCGATGAATTCGGGGAACTGCCGCCGGCCCTGCAGCCAAAGATGTTGCGGGTTCTAGAGGACGGTTCGCTCCGTCGTGTCGGATCATCCAAGGAACGTCGGGTCGATGTACGCGTCGTTGCGGCAACGAATCGAGACTTAGCGGCGGACGTCGCCAATGGTGATTTTCGTCAAGACTTGTACTACCGAGTCAACGTGCTTCCCATTCACTTGCCGCCCCTTCGCGAGCGTGGCAAGGACGTTAAGTGCTTGATTGAACACTTCCTCGCTAAGGGTTGGTCGATTGATGATGACGCGTTGACTGCGATGATAAGTTACTCGTGGCCCGGTAACGTGCGCGAGCTCATCAACGTGATCCATCGGGCAACGATCCTGGCGGACCATCATCAAATCACGATGGATGACTTGCCCAGCGAGATCGTGCATCCGGGACAACCGGTTCACTCAGGCGGATCGCCATCGTCGCCCGTGTCGTTGCGCGTGACCGCTCAAAGCGGTAGTCTCGATGACTTGACCCGTGCTCATGTGCTCGATGTCCTGGAGCAAGAATCGGGTAATAAAAGTCGCGCTGCGAAACGTTTGGGAATCCACCGTCGCAAACTCTATCGACTGCTCGAGCGTTGGCAGGAATCCTAG
- a CDS encoding FixH family protein: protein MPYEPERIVFDARANRNAAIRWGGVVVGFLTFTLCLGFAAITLATQDPSVAIVPDYYQKALDWDKTEKLRRDSEALGWVVQASVGSDGTLHIDLRNADGLPIKLRSGTVEIFRHARANHVVTRNVTASSSGTISIADVVTHNGLWTFRLDLLNDLGDHFVMSTDHRVEMGSYPLNSNNKD, encoded by the coding sequence ATGCCCTACGAACCGGAACGAATTGTTTTCGACGCCCGCGCTAATCGCAACGCAGCAATCCGCTGGGGTGGTGTCGTGGTCGGGTTCTTGACGTTTACATTGTGCTTAGGATTCGCCGCCATCACGCTTGCCACTCAAGACCCATCCGTGGCGATTGTCCCCGACTATTACCAGAAAGCTTTGGACTGGGATAAAACCGAAAAATTGCGGCGTGATTCGGAAGCACTTGGCTGGGTTGTTCAAGCGAGCGTCGGTTCCGACGGCACGCTTCATATTGACTTGCGGAACGCGGACGGACTACCGATCAAACTACGCAGCGGAACCGTAGAAATATTTCGTCACGCGCGAGCCAACCATGTCGTCACCCGCAACGTCACCGCATCATCATCGGGAACGATCTCAATTGCGGACGTAGTTACCCACAATGGTCTTTGGACGTTCCGATTGGACTTGTTGAACGACCTGGGCGATCATTTTGTCATGTCGACTGACCATCGTGTAGAAATGGGTTCGTACCCTTTGAATAGCAACAATAAGGATTAA
- the ccoN gene encoding cytochrome-c oxidase, cbb3-type subunit I: MDESGHSKSTGEVLDSFVYDDDISRKFAVATLVWAVVATAAGLLVALLLVLPTMFAGLEWLTFGRLRPLHTNAAIFAFAGNGIFAAIYYSTQRLCKARMWSDVLSRLHFWGWQAIIVAAAITLPLGITQSKEYAELEWPIDLAIAVVWLGFFGVNFMMTLINRRERHMYVALWFYIATIVTVTVLHVFNNLVIPIGLWKSYPIYAGVQDAFMQWWYGHNAVAFFLTTPFLGLMYYFLPKAADRPVFSYKLSILHFWSLVFIYIWAGPHHLHYTALPQWASTLGMLFSVMLWMPSWGGMINGLLTLRGAWQKVSIDPVLKFFVVGITFYGMSTFEGPLLSVKAVNGLSHYTDWTIAHVHSGALGWNGMMTFGMLYWLAPRLFQTKLWSTKAATLHFWVATIAILLYIVPIYVAGLTQGLMWRAIDANGQLVYPDFVETITAVKPMWWLRVLGGLLYVGGTLLMALNYIMTWKSRPSVYEEPVIQAPRLAKTYSGVDPTAKSKLEEAPVLGFARWLDVWSGMGWHRQWERLPVKFTVLTTLAVVIASLFEIIPTFLIRGNVPTIATVKPYTPLELAGRDIYVSEGCYNCHSQMIRPMVAETKRYGEYSKAGEFIYDRPFQWGSRRIGPDLAREGGRQSSLWHYLHLENPQSVNEASAMPSFVHLLDTSIDFKKITDRVAAAHMLGAEYDEELTNAPEIARKQAEQIAADIVSQGGPVMRGELMTMDSQAVALIAYLQRMGVDLFAPPEPTELGPTELQPTDPVPTDAASTEAETTAEVETVAEPVVALVN; encoded by the coding sequence ATGGACGAAAGCGGGCACTCCAAATCGACCGGCGAGGTTTTAGATTCGTTTGTTTACGACGACGACATCTCACGGAAGTTTGCAGTCGCTACTTTAGTCTGGGCTGTCGTTGCGACCGCCGCGGGACTGTTAGTCGCGTTACTGCTCGTACTACCGACAATGTTTGCGGGACTTGAGTGGCTTACTTTCGGACGACTGCGTCCGCTGCATACCAACGCCGCGATTTTCGCGTTCGCAGGCAACGGTATCTTCGCTGCGATCTATTACAGCACTCAACGGTTGTGCAAAGCCCGCATGTGGAGCGACGTGTTATCGCGTCTTCACTTTTGGGGCTGGCAAGCCATCATCGTTGCCGCCGCGATCACCTTGCCGCTGGGAATCACGCAAAGCAAGGAATACGCCGAACTTGAATGGCCGATTGACTTGGCGATTGCAGTGGTTTGGCTTGGATTCTTTGGCGTCAACTTCATGATGACGTTGATCAACCGTCGCGAACGACACATGTACGTAGCGTTGTGGTTCTACATTGCCACGATCGTTACGGTCACGGTGCTTCACGTTTTCAATAACTTGGTGATTCCAATCGGCCTTTGGAAGAGCTACCCGATCTACGCCGGTGTGCAAGACGCGTTCATGCAGTGGTGGTACGGTCACAACGCGGTAGCTTTCTTTCTCACGACGCCGTTCCTTGGGTTGATGTATTACTTCCTACCCAAAGCAGCCGACCGCCCCGTCTTCTCGTACAAGCTTTCGATTCTGCACTTCTGGTCGTTGGTCTTCATTTACATCTGGGCTGGTCCTCACCACTTGCACTACACCGCATTGCCTCAGTGGGCGTCCACACTTGGAATGCTGTTCAGCGTGATGCTTTGGATGCCATCTTGGGGTGGGATGATCAACGGATTGTTGACACTTCGCGGTGCCTGGCAAAAGGTTTCGATTGATCCGGTTTTGAAGTTCTTCGTCGTCGGCATCACCTTCTACGGCATGTCAACATTCGAAGGTCCGCTGTTATCGGTCAAAGCCGTGAACGGTCTTAGCCACTACACCGACTGGACCATTGCTCACGTGCACTCCGGCGCACTGGGTTGGAATGGGATGATGACTTTCGGCATGCTGTACTGGCTGGCTCCGCGATTGTTCCAGACGAAACTATGGAGCACGAAAGCTGCGACGCTGCACTTCTGGGTCGCGACCATCGCGATTTTGCTTTACATCGTTCCCATCTACGTTGCGGGTCTTACCCAGGGCCTGATGTGGCGTGCCATCGACGCTAATGGCCAACTCGTCTATCCCGACTTCGTAGAAACGATCACCGCTGTAAAGCCGATGTGGTGGCTTCGAGTTCTTGGTGGATTGCTGTACGTCGGCGGAACGCTGCTAATGGCGTTGAACTACATCATGACTTGGAAATCACGACCATCGGTCTATGAAGAGCCCGTGATTCAGGCACCCCGATTGGCCAAGACCTACAGTGGCGTTGACCCAACCGCCAAAAGCAAGCTCGAAGAGGCACCCGTCCTTGGTTTTGCTCGCTGGTTGGATGTTTGGAGCGGCATGGGGTGGCACCGTCAATGGGAACGCTTGCCCGTCAAGTTCACTGTGCTAACAACGCTCGCAGTCGTGATTGCCAGCCTGTTCGAAATTATTCCGACGTTCTTGATCCGCGGAAACGTTCCGACGATCGCCACCGTCAAGCCATACACGCCGCTCGAATTGGCGGGTCGTGACATTTATGTTTCAGAGGGTTGTTACAACTGCCATTCACAAATGATTCGTCCGATGGTGGCGGAAACCAAACGCTATGGCGAATACAGCAAAGCGGGTGAGTTCATCTATGACCGACCGTTCCAATGGGGATCACGCCGAATCGGTCCCGATTTGGCTCGCGAAGGCGGTCGCCAGAGCAGCTTGTGGCACTACCTTCACCTGGAAAACCCACAATCGGTGAACGAAGCGTCGGCCATGCCTTCCTTCGTGCACTTGCTCGACACGTCAATCGACTTCAAGAAGATCACCGACCGCGTTGCCGCGGCTCACATGCTTGGCGCCGAGTACGACGAAGAACTGACCAACGCCCCCGAGATCGCTCGGAAGCAGGCCGAGCAAATCGCAGCGGACATTGTTTCCCAGGGCGGTCCGGTAATGCGGGGCGAATTGATGACCATGGATTCCCAAGCCGTGGCACTGATTGCGTACCTGCAACGGATGGGCGTCGACTTGTTTGCTCCCCCGGAACCCACCGAACTAGGTCCCACCGAACTGCAACCCACCGATCCTGTACCGACGGATGCGGCATCAACGGAGGCTGAAACCACGGCCGAGGTTGAAACCGTAGCCGAGCCGGTCGTCGCGTTGGTGAATTAG
- a CDS encoding cbb3-type cytochrome c oxidase N-terminal domain-containing protein, with amino-acid sequence MSKKLTDQDNTGIPDDPLTGHQYDGIEEFDNPLPGWWKWIFVLCILFSIPYTLFYHGGAEGRSIEEGYEVALADNLRLQFAEIGELKADRANVIKFLYKPNMLSIGKAVFKSNCTSCHGSDGGGLVGPNLTDEEYKNVKDIGDFINVLENGAGAGAMPAWKNRLSTNEIVMVSSYVASLRGTVPASAKAPQGNKIAPWPPAPAEESEEEAEESEEEPEEAATGDDTNEEVSSDEPETPEL; translated from the coding sequence ATGAGTAAGAAGCTCACCGATCAAGACAACACCGGCATTCCCGATGATCCGCTGACCGGACATCAATACGACGGGATCGAAGAATTTGATAATCCGCTGCCCGGATGGTGGAAGTGGATTTTCGTGCTTTGCATCTTGTTCTCAATTCCCTACACGCTGTTTTATCACGGCGGTGCGGAAGGCCGTTCCATCGAAGAAGGTTATGAAGTCGCATTAGCCGATAACCTGCGATTGCAGTTTGCCGAGATCGGCGAACTCAAAGCCGACCGCGCTAACGTCATCAAGTTCCTCTACAAGCCCAACATGCTTTCGATCGGGAAAGCGGTCTTCAAATCCAATTGCACATCGTGCCACGGAAGCGATGGGGGTGGTTTGGTTGGTCCCAACCTTACCGACGAAGAATACAAGAACGTGAAAGACATCGGTGACTTCATCAACGTGCTCGAGAACGGAGCCGGTGCTGGGGCAATGCCAGCGTGGAAGAATCGACTTTCCACGAACGAAATCGTCATGGTTTCCTCATACGTGGCTTCCTTGCGTGGGACAGTTCCCGCTTCAGCAAAAGCACCTCAAGGAAACAAGATCGCCCCTTGGCCGCCAGCACCCGCTGAAGAATCGGAAGAAGAAGCTGAAGAATCGGAAGAAGAACCCGAAGAAGCAGCCACTGGCGACGACACCAACGAAGAAGTATCCAGTGACGAGCCGGAGACACCTGAACTCTAA
- a CDS encoding ATP-binding protein — translation MYSRNPRVLIIEDDPDTRSNLCDILEIDGYDIDVAATIAETMQPRDWESLFAIILDRRLPDGSADLLLPMIRDLAPKAAVIVVTGNADLEGAIGVIRHGIADFIPKPIDPDMLRASLARTVRLREMEERARQDERLATIGRMMASVAHESRNALQRIAASTDLLELSVAGDQEALRDVHNVRSAAGDLQAMLEEIRSFASSIHLHRQEVHLDQIWVKAWGHLSPELKIESTLTVAPNDFPLRCYVDPMRMVQVFRNLFENSIAACSGKSNITIRLEKASRGPVKCVRIFVTDDGPGLTECQLAQLFEPFFTTKPEGTGLGLAIVRRIIDAHGGRVYAGDNSEGATFVIELPCHQDASNSAADSSDRTEVAT, via the coding sequence ATGTACTCTCGCAACCCACGCGTTCTGATTATTGAAGACGATCCTGACACTCGATCAAACCTCTGCGACATCTTAGAGATTGACGGCTACGACATTGACGTTGCCGCAACCATTGCTGAAACGATGCAGCCACGAGATTGGGAATCGTTGTTCGCGATTATCTTAGATCGACGGCTTCCCGATGGTTCCGCAGATCTATTGTTACCGATGATTCGGGATCTGGCGCCCAAAGCCGCAGTCATCGTGGTAACTGGCAACGCTGACCTCGAGGGCGCGATCGGGGTCATTCGTCACGGGATTGCGGACTTCATTCCCAAGCCGATTGATCCTGACATGTTGCGAGCTTCATTGGCTCGTACGGTCAGACTAAGGGAGATGGAAGAGCGTGCTCGGCAAGACGAGCGTTTGGCGACGATCGGACGCATGATGGCATCGGTGGCTCACGAAAGTCGCAACGCGTTGCAGCGAATCGCCGCCTCGACGGATCTACTTGAATTGTCGGTGGCCGGTGATCAAGAGGCGCTCAGGGATGTGCACAACGTTCGTTCAGCGGCCGGCGATCTACAGGCAATGCTCGAGGAAATTCGCAGCTTTGCATCGTCCATTCATTTGCACCGCCAAGAGGTGCACCTTGACCAGATTTGGGTCAAGGCTTGGGGCCACCTTTCCCCAGAGCTCAAAATAGAGTCAACGCTCACGGTGGCGCCCAATGATTTTCCACTACGGTGCTATGTCGATCCGATGCGGATGGTGCAGGTGTTTCGCAACTTGTTTGAGAACTCGATCGCTGCGTGCTCAGGCAAATCAAACATTACAATTCGATTAGAAAAGGCGAGTCGAGGGCCAGTGAAGTGCGTCCGCATTTTCGTCACCGATGATGGCCCGGGACTTACCGAATGCCAATTGGCTCAACTTTTCGAGCCGTTCTTTACCACTAAGCCGGAAGGAACGGGATTGGGGCTAGCGATTGTGCGAAGAATTATCGACGCACATGGTGGCCGAGTGTACGCCGGTGACAATTCAGAGGGAGCAACGTTTGTGATTGAGTTGCCCTGTCATCAAGACGCGAGCAATAGCGCGGCCGACTCCTCGGATCGAACTGAGGTGGCGACGTGA
- a CDS encoding PAS domain-containing sensor histidine kinase, with translation MKKSKPFHDHGAGEPDPGDPSSDDPKVHAAQANVGDTGDPRRLAELKAILDNAVDAIITINERGLIESVNPATTTMFGYVPDELMGRNISMLMPEPYRHQHDGYLDNYARTHERKIIGIGREVVAMRKDGSVFPIDLAVSESNAAGRKFFTGMIRDLSDRRRIESQLRVSARALTAARQGICVLDARQPNFPIESANPALTQITGHSSSWLLGKSISAILGGDSDMSLSGINDAMVRGESASLVLRCQHATGRAYWGQVDVSPVHDDDDVLTHYVVLVADVTDQQERQAWLEREVRERTRELEAAQAKLVQQERLAVLGRISGSIAHEIRNPLNAIKTSAYYLINARQASEEKQLEHLRRIDRQVSLINNVVSVLSDGARMPQPNRDPAVVQALIDDAISTIEIASTIQVKRELSGDLMPVVVDANQIAIVFRNLLRNARDAMSGGGTITIQANNVEGSDGEIHQVLISIGDTGTGIAEESLPMICEPLYTTKPHGMGLGLSISYSIIENNRGVITVDSKVGTGTTFRIWLPTREIESSESSSQSSEDDQ, from the coding sequence GTGAAAAAGTCAAAGCCGTTTCATGATCATGGTGCAGGTGAACCCGATCCAGGTGATCCTAGTTCCGATGATCCGAAGGTTCACGCGGCGCAAGCCAATGTTGGCGATACCGGTGACCCGCGAAGGCTAGCCGAATTGAAAGCGATTCTCGACAATGCGGTTGACGCGATCATCACGATCAACGAGCGAGGCCTAATTGAATCGGTGAATCCCGCTACGACCACGATGTTTGGCTATGTGCCGGACGAATTGATGGGCCGGAACATCAGCATGTTGATGCCCGAGCCTTATCGGCACCAGCATGATGGCTACCTGGATAACTATGCTCGTACTCATGAGCGAAAGATCATCGGTATCGGACGTGAAGTCGTCGCGATGCGAAAAGACGGCAGCGTATTTCCCATCGACCTTGCGGTGAGTGAATCCAATGCCGCGGGGCGAAAGTTCTTTACGGGAATGATACGCGACTTGTCGGATCGACGTCGCATTGAATCGCAATTGCGGGTTAGTGCTCGAGCGCTCACTGCTGCTCGTCAAGGCATTTGTGTGCTCGACGCACGACAACCGAATTTCCCAATCGAGTCTGCTAATCCCGCATTGACTCAGATCACTGGGCATTCCTCGTCATGGTTGTTGGGCAAGTCCATCAGCGCAATTCTTGGTGGTGATAGCGATATGTCGCTTTCCGGCATCAACGACGCAATGGTGCGTGGCGAATCGGCGAGCCTTGTGCTGCGTTGTCAACACGCGACGGGTCGTGCCTACTGGGGCCAAGTGGATGTATCTCCGGTGCATGATGACGACGATGTGCTAACTCACTACGTAGTCCTCGTTGCTGATGTGACCGATCAACAGGAACGGCAAGCTTGGCTTGAGCGGGAAGTGCGAGAACGCACACGTGAGCTCGAAGCCGCACAGGCAAAATTGGTTCAACAAGAGCGGTTGGCCGTTTTAGGACGAATTTCCGGAAGTATCGCGCATGAGATCCGAAATCCGCTCAACGCCATCAAGACTTCCGCTTACTACCTTATTAATGCGAGGCAAGCGAGCGAGGAAAAACAGCTCGAACACCTCCGCCGAATCGATCGCCAAGTTTCTCTGATCAATAATGTCGTTTCCGTGTTGTCCGATGGTGCGCGAATGCCGCAACCCAACCGGGACCCGGCGGTCGTGCAAGCGTTGATTGACGACGCTATTTCGACAATCGAAATCGCCAGTACCATCCAGGTCAAGCGTGAGCTTTCTGGCGATCTGATGCCGGTCGTGGTGGACGCCAACCAAATTGCGATTGTGTTTCGCAATCTTCTTCGCAACGCACGCGACGCGATGTCCGGTGGCGGTACGATTACGATCCAAGCCAACAATGTTGAAGGTAGCGATGGTGAAATTCATCAGGTGTTGATCAGCATCGGTGATACCGGCACCGGAATTGCAGAAGAATCCCTTCCTATGATCTGCGAACCTCTCTACACGACCAAACCTCACGGCATGGGACTTGGTTTGTCGATCTCGTACTCGATTATCGAAAACAACCGAGGCGTGATCACGGTGGACAGCAAAGTGGGAACAGGGACTACCTTTCGAATTTGGTTGCCGACTCGAGAGATAGAATCGTCCGAGTCCAGTTCTCAATCCAGCGAGGATGATCAATGA